In Macaca nemestrina isolate mMacNem1 unplaced genomic scaffold, mMacNem.hap1 Scaffold_73, whole genome shotgun sequence, one genomic interval encodes:
- the LOC139361618 gene encoding disco-interacting protein 2 homolog C-like, translated as MYLADCKGYQMKDTSSGSEDEGSVQGDSQGTPTSSQGCITMEHWISQAIHGSTTSITSSTSSSSMQSGGSRAAHRLAEVMAQTHIENHSAPPDVTTYTSEHSIQME; from the exons ATGTACTTGGCTGATTGCAAAGGATATCAGATGAAAG ATACCTCTTCTGGCTCAGAAGACGAAGGCTCAGTGCAGGGGGACTCCCAAGGCACCCCGACCTCCAGCCAGGGTTGCATCACCATGGAGCACTGGATCAGTCAGGCCATCCATGGCTCCACCACGTCtatcacctcctccacctcctcgtCCTCCATGCAGAGCGGGGGCAGCAGGGCTGCCCACAGGCTGGCGGAGGTCATGGCCCAGACCCACATAG AAAATCATTCTGCACCTCCTGACGTAACCACGTACACCTCAGAGCACTCCATACAGATGGAGTGA